Proteins from a genomic interval of Ptychodera flava strain L36383 chromosome 7, AS_Pfla_20210202, whole genome shotgun sequence:
- the LOC139137183 gene encoding uncharacterized protein has product MMPNSSSTMELTSQIQSQNGGHQISAGNGDISSHPNESIAFGVSATGRGEHDPMVPNPTNTVTLLTQSQNEEEGHEMKARNGDIPSRANESIAFGVSATRCGDRERMVPNPISTITPLSQSQNEEEGHEMKARNGDIPSRANGHCNGEVRVISTQSRAPQHKRKSDRGDAAGPRCMSEENESKLRELKPKLAEDMPYQQVLDRMSTVFTREDEAELRKKSTATLTRGGS; this is encoded by the exons ATGATGCCCAACTCAAGCAGTACAATGGAACTCACCAGCCAAATACAGAGTCAGAATGGAGGCCATCAGATTAGTGCAGGAAATGGAGATATTTCATCCCACCCCAATG AAAGCATCGCGTTTGGAGTTAGTGCTACAGGACGTGGGGAACATGACCCCATGGTGCCAAATCCGACCAATACAGTTACACTACTTACCCAATCACAGAATGAAGAGGAAGGCCATGAgatgaaagcaagaaatggagATATTCCATCCCGTGCAAACG AAAGCATCGCGTTTGGAGTTAGTGCTACGAGATGTGGGGATCGTGAGCGCATGGTGCCAAATCCAATAAGTACAATTACACCACTTAGCCAATCACAGAATGAAGAGGAAGGCCATGAgatgaaagcaagaaatggagATATTCCATCCCGTGCAAATG GTCATTGCAATGGTGAAGTAAGAGTGATTTCAACTCAAAGCAGAGCCCCACAACACAAGCGCAAATCAGACAGAGGAG ATGCCGCTGGCCCCCGCTGTATGAGTGAGGAGAATGAATCCAAACTACGAGAGCTGAAACCCAAATTAGCGGAAGATATGCCATATCAGCAAGTCTTGGATAGAATGTCTACA GTGTTCACCAGAGAAGATGAAGCAGAATTAAGAAAGAAATCCACAGCGACTTTGACAAGAGGAGGAAGCTGA